A single Gambusia affinis linkage group LG22, SWU_Gaff_1.0, whole genome shotgun sequence DNA region contains:
- the nhsl1b gene encoding NHS-like protein 1 isoform X5, which yields MVFIGTSLKSVIKYFKRKAVSNLDEESKWTVHYTAPWHQQENVFLPGSRPPCVEDLHRQAKVNLKTALRECDKLRKDGFRSSQYYSQGPTFSDPKQSTSSLQDDEDDENDRKSTASSAEDDKSQLSVRSPTPQGGSEVGEASEVDGQVVWNKAPPLPTPEEKMRQAAQAVPTDVVPINITGAVFDRQASIRRSLINTDTVPRRPKKVKRRKTISGLPDNINQELAANGRGGELRPQSMFIPGQYSTLGRVGSVNSTLRHSETRDSSCQTEEVKIVPPSMRRIRAQRGQGIAAQMAGISASSSTGSISISSSDSSGVVMMPHLFNGDPSRFHSLPRQGARVSLSADPIYSSTPKKPEDQPQRQIGKLQVDNTVVHMRNTPKMNSLPRPKSQEVRGTHPAEWGGSTACVVSPHAAYSTSYIPNATLSSSTEVISLKTSSQSVSAYPMSRALSQGSSTNTDHLMSSPTAFGQSPFLTTSTPIHTPQDICLTPARPASESGHSDSSIHSRSTLAPTPPSYLPEENWIYDTPENVMTPHRTLTSSCSTPINQLYSSLEHSSRTTTDSSSLYSQDNDGYYTSMHLDSGLRSRSHGSGHGATAGRASRHSMYECREMVGEEDSGSLYSDRSLSRSISLRKSRKPPPPPTRTDSLRRKPSAKKPLGGVAAISGANMPNGSMLSETLIASLQQSLQMGLREGKEKGASPSSPSHSPSSDYDDPWVMRSRSQSSISAGSSAASLAANANGVGMPSVYSLCHLTPTPSDTSSLRSDYAESWGYYSDYPRSQVDQRVQTPPGHAADRVTAGAHPGKFQKAGHTQGAPSQDVEVSAKSKPSNSSPDRVHRLTSPSSGYSSQSNTPTAGTPVPAFVRSMSPSGGKPRPKVPERKSSLLSSVSVSSSSTSLSSNTSDSLKCSGPPPPPPPLLFSSSAPTTPLNAPPPFPPPPSSTPPPPQDTSFPAHSTSPEFPPPPSPDMLIHTSSSFNGILSPPPPPPLPAIGPPPPPPLPTFASVCTSPPKKTAKDSPMADLSNSPSKSPKPLITPFALQSVQLRSVRRPESEINSKSDNIETSLETILGMKHQDQELTYSQGHPTVLTSLTGSSEQDLLKTPPSPVSQFLEELSLDCSFTDETPDGATINGETEEQSYRMLNGEENKERSSPVKQKPPAVAKKPKVSLILPFSTGEHVQTQLQDATPLTQVDDQVDAPHRQIDEEVIEQSEEQEEEYTQESFELSGRGETSPDQDDSCCTSEDRSVDHELANGEAHEEEEEEDGLSSTTGSISSKDDDMGEVFEPNTAESSPSANGASERNMVTPTPTATRPRTTEDLFAVIHRSKRKVLGRRESEEDKSLTGSQSQSPPSTPTSLSPGTVSSLPRQAGSIQRNLRKTSTSSDSFKALLLKKGSRSETSFRMSAAEMLRSTDPRSQRTRSEGSEGSPTSPMTPNSPSSSPSRGKRASEVEWSRYEGLSSPTSSPYSIGISKYGRSRTPPSAASSKYNARNRILSSPMTVICEREGELAESENGETAEDLSNPEVRTLPMLTDSNGT from the exons ATGGTATTTATTGGGACCTCGTTAAAATCTGTAATTAAGTACTTCAAGAGGAAGG ctgtgtCTAACCTGGACGAGGAGAGCAAATGGACGGTCCACTACACGGCTCCCTGGCATCAACAGGAGAACGTCTTCCTCCCCGGCAGCAGGCCGCCCTGTGTAGAAGACCTTCACCGGCAGGCAAAGGTCAACCTTAAGACTGCTTTACGAG AATGTGATAAGTTGAGGAAAGATGGCTTCCGGAGCTCTCAGTACTACTCTCAGGGTCCCACTTTCTCTGACCCCAAACAGTCCACCAGCAGCCTACAGGATGACGAGGATgatgaaaatgacagaaag TCGACAGCTTCGTCAGCGGAGGATGACAAATCTCAGCTCTCCGTGAGATCCCCGACGCCACAGGGTGGGAGCGAGGTCGGGGAGGCGTCTGAAGTTGACGGGCAGGTGGTATGGAACAAGGCTCCGCCCCTCCCGACCCCGGAGGAGAAGATGAGGCAGGCGGCTCAGGCCGTGCCCACAGATGTGGTGCCCATCAACATTACAG GGGCAGTGTTTGACCGCCAGGCCAGCATCCGGCGCTCCCTCATTAACACTGACACCGTGCCCCGCCGGCCCAAGAAGGTCAAACGCAGAAAGACTATATCAGGGCTGCCTGACAACATCAACCAGGAGCTAG caGCTAATGGGCGAGGCGGAGAACTTCGGCCACAGTCCATGTTCATCCCAGGACAGTACTCCACTTTGGGCCGAGTGGGGAGCGTCAACTCAACTCTCCGACATTCAGAGACCAGAGACTCGAGCTGCCAGACGGAGGAAGTGAAGATTGTCCCCCCGAGTATGAGGAGAATCCGGGCACAAAGAGGACAGGGGATTGCCGCTCAGATGGCCGGTATATCTGCTTCCTCTTCCACGGGAAGCATCTCCATCTCCAGCAGCGACAGCTCGGGGGTCGTAATGATGCCCCATCTGTTTAACGGAGACCCCTCCCGTTTTCATAGCCTCCCTCGACAAGGTGCCAGGGTGTCCCTCAGTGCTGATCCTATCTATAGCAGCACGCCCAAAAAGCCAGAGGACCAGCCTCAGAGGCAGATTGGGAAGCTTCAGGTTGACAACACAGTGGTGCACATGAGGAATACTCCGAAGATGAACTCTTTACCCAGGCCCAAGTCTCAAGAAGTCAGAGGGACACACCCTGCTGAGTGGGGAGGCAGCACGGCGTGCGTTGTCTCCCCTCATGCTGCTTATTCCACTTCCTACATCCCCAATGCCACACTGTCTAGCTCGACTGAAGTGATTAGCCTCAAGACCTCCAGTCAGTCAGTTTCAGCTTACCCTATGTCTCGAGCACTCAGCCAGGGATCCTCTACCAACACCGACCACCTGATGTCCAGTCCAACCGCTTTTGGCCAAAGTCCATTCCTGACCACTTCCACCCCCATACACACACCTCAGGACATTTGTCTCACACCTGCCAGGCCAGCTAGTGAGTCAGGTCACTCAGACAGCAGCATCCACAGCCGCAGCACCCTGGCCCCCACTCCACCGTCCTACCTACCAGAAGAGAATTGGATCTATGACACGCCTGAAAATGTGATGACTCCACACCGCACCCTGACCTCCAGCTGCTCAACCCCAATCAACCAGCTCTACAGCAGCTTGGAACACTCCTCCAGGACCACCACCGACTCAAGTTCACTCTACTCTCAGGATAACGATGGGTACTACACCTCTATGCACCTGGATTCAGGTCTACGCTCCCGAAGTCACGGTAGCGGGCATGGCGCCACAGCTGGACGAGCCTCCAGACACAGCATGTATGAGTGTCGCGAGATGGTCGGTGAGGAAGACTCTGGAAGCCTCTACAGTGACCGCTCCCTCTCCCGCAGCATCTCCCTCCGCAAGTCCAGGAAACCCCCTCCTCCCCCGACTCGCACAGACTCTCTGAGACGCAAGCCTTCAGCAAAGAAGCCCCTAGGAGGCGTCGCTGCCATTAGCGGTGCTAATATGCCAAATGGCAGTATGCTCAGTGAGACTTTGATTGCTAGCTTGCAGCAAAGCTTACAGATGGGACTGagagaaggaaaggaaaaggGAGCTTCGCCCTCCTCACCATCGCACAGTCCAAGCAGTGACTATGATGACCCTTGGGTGATGCGGTCACGCAGTCAGAGCAGCATCAGTGCAGGTAGCTCTGCAGCCTCACTAGCAGCTAATGCCAATGGTGTTGGCATGCCAAGCGTGTACTCTCTCTGCCACCTCACGCCCACCCCCAGTGACACCAGCAGCTTGCGTTCTGACTATGCCGAGTCCTGGGGATACTACTCAGACTACCCACGTAGCCAAGTTGACCAGAGGGTCCAGACACCTCCTGGCCATGCTGCAGATAGGGTCACAGCTGGGGCTCATCCAGGAAAGTTTCAGAAAGCAGGTCACACCCAGGGGGCTCCATCTCAGGACGTAGAGGTGTCTGCAAAGAGCAAACCCTCCAATTCCTCACCGGACCGGGTACACAGACTCACCTCCCCATCCAGCGGCTATTCCAGTCAGTCAAACACTCCCACAGCTGGAACGCCGGTACCCGCATTCGTCAGGTCCATGTCTCCGTCGGGTGGAAAACCTAGACCGAAAGTCCCGGAGAGAAAGTcgtctctcctctcctctgtttctgtctcatcCTCCTCTACTTCGCTGTCCTCCAACACCTCAGACAGTCTGAAGTGCTCTGGTccccctccaccacctccaccacTGCTGTTCTCCTCCTCAGCTCCTACCACCCCTCTCAATGCACCTCCACCCTTCCCTCCCCCTCCAAGTTCTACTCCTCCACCTCCGCAGGATACTTCTTTCCCTGCTCACTCCACTTCCCCAGAATTCCCTCCTCCACCGTCCCCAGACATGCTAATCCATACCAGCTCATCTTTCAATGGGATCCTCAGTCCACCCCCTCCCCCGCCTCTCCCTGCCATAGGgccccctccacctcctccacttCCTACTTTTGCTTCAGTGTGTACCTCTCCTCCTAAGAAGACAGCAAAAGATTCTCCTATGGCAGATCTTTCCAATAGCCCCTCAAAGTCGCCCAAGCCCTTGATCACCCCGTTTGCGCTGCAGAGTGTTCAACTCCGCTCAGTTAGACGACCAGAGAGTGAAATCAACAGTAAATCAGACAACATCGAAACAAGTCTAGAAACCATTTTGGGTATGAAACATCAGGACCAGGAGTTGACTTACTCTCAAGGGCATCCCACTGTACTGACCTCGTTGACTGGCTCATCGGAACAGGATTTGCTCAAGACCCCGCCTTCACCTGTGTCACAGTTTCTGGAAGAGCTGTCACTGGACTGCAGTTTCACAGATGAAACACCAGATGGCGCTACCATCAATGGGGAAACTGAAGAGCAGAGTTACCGCATGTTAAACGGTGAAGAAAACAAGGAACGTAGCTCCCCCGTCAAACAAAAGCCACCAGCCGTTGCCAAGAAACCCAAAGTTTCTCTGATATTGCCGTTTAGCACAGGCGAACATGTCCAGACACAGCTTCAGGATGCAACTCCTCTAACCCAAGTAGATGACCAGGTGGATGCACCACACAGGCAGATAGATGAGGAGGTGATAGAGCAGAGTgaggaacaggaagaggagTATACTCAAGAAAGCTTTGAGCTGTCAGGGAGAGGTGAGACATCACCAGACCAGGATGACTCCTGCTGTACAAGTGAAGACAGAAGCGTTGATCATGAACTTGCAAATGGAGAGGctcatgaagaagaagaagaggaagatggACTGAGTAGCACCACTGGGTCCATCAGCTCCAAGGATGATGATATGG GTGAGGTTTTTGAACCCAACACGGCTGAATCGTCCCCGTCAGCGAACGGGGCGTCTGAGAGGAACATGGTGACCCCTACTCCCACTGCTACCCGACCCAGAACCACAGAGGACCTCTTTGCTGTGATTCACAG GTCCAAGCGGAAAGTTCTGGGACGTAGGGAGTCTGAAGAAGACAAATCCCTAACTGGGAGCCAGTCCCAGTCTCCACCGTCAACCCCCACCAGCCTGTCTCCGGGGACGGTGTCATCGCTGCCCCGCCAAGCGGGGTCTATCCAGCGCAACCTCCGCAAGACCTCCACCAGCAGCGATTCCTTCAAGGCCCTCCTCCTCAAGAAGGGAAGCCGCTCCGAGACCAGTTTCAGGATGTCTGCCGCCGAGATGCTTCGCTCCACTGACCCTCGCTCCCAGCGAACACGCTCGGAGGGCTCGGAGGGTTCGCCCACCTCGCCGATGACCCCAAACAGCCCCTCCAGCTCTCCCAGCCGAGGTAAGCGGGCATCCGAAGTGGAGTGGAGCCGCTACGAGGGTCTGTCGTCGCCGACGTCCTCGCCCTACTCGATCGGCATCTCAAAGTACGGACGCTCTCGCACGCCGCCGTCTGCCGCCAGCAGTAAATACAACGCCCGGAACAGAATCCTCAGCAGCCCCATGACCGTGATCTGCGAGCGCGAAGGGGAGCTGGCTGAGAGCGAGAATGGAGAAACTGCTGAAGATCTGTCCAACCCGGAGGTCCGGACTCTCCCCATGCTCACAGACTCCAATGGCACTTGA
- the nhsl1b gene encoding NHS-like protein 1 isoform X6 → MELVLHPCSPTLAWLRSLAVSNLDEESKWTVHYTAPWHQQENVFLPGSRPPCVEDLHRQAKVNLKTALRECDKLRKDGFRSSQYYSQGPTFSDPKQSTSSLQDDEDDENDRKSTASSAEDDKSQLSVRSPTPQGGSEVGEASEVDGQVVWNKAPPLPTPEEKMRQAAQAVPTDVVPINITGAVFDRQASIRRSLINTDTVPRRPKKVKRRKTISGLPDNINQELAANGRGGELRPQSMFIPGQYSTLGRVGSVNSTLRHSETRDSSCQTEEVKIVPPSMRRIRAQRGQGIAAQMAGISASSSTGSISISSSDSSGVVMMPHLFNGDPSRFHSLPRQGARVSLSADPIYSSTPKKPEDQPQRQIGKLQVDNTVVHMRNTPKMNSLPRPKSQEVRGTHPAEWGGSTACVVSPHAAYSTSYIPNATLSSSTEVISLKTSSQSVSAYPMSRALSQGSSTNTDHLMSSPTAFGQSPFLTTSTPIHTPQDICLTPARPASESGHSDSSIHSRSTLAPTPPSYLPEENWIYDTPENVMTPHRTLTSSCSTPINQLYSSLEHSSRTTTDSSSLYSQDNDGYYTSMHLDSGLRSRSHGSGHGATAGRASRHSMYECREMVGEEDSGSLYSDRSLSRSISLRKSRKPPPPPTRTDSLRRKPSAKKPLGGVAAISGANMPNGSMLSETLIASLQQSLQMGLREGKEKGASPSSPSHSPSSDYDDPWVMRSRSQSSISAGSSAASLAANANGVGMPSVYSLCHLTPTPSDTSSLRSDYAESWGYYSDYPRSQVDQRVQTPPGHAADRVTAGAHPGKFQKAGHTQGAPSQDVEVSAKSKPSNSSPDRVHRLTSPSSGYSSQSNTPTAGTPVPAFVRSMSPSGGKPRPKVPERKSSLLSSVSVSSSSTSLSSNTSDSLKCSGPPPPPPPLLFSSSAPTTPLNAPPPFPPPPSSTPPPPQDTSFPAHSTSPEFPPPPSPDMLIHTSSSFNGILSPPPPPPLPAIGPPPPPPLPTFASVCTSPPKKTAKDSPMADLSNSPSKSPKPLITPFALQSVQLRSVRRPESEINSKSDNIETSLETILGMKHQDQELTYSQGHPTVLTSLTGSSEQDLLKTPPSPVSQFLEELSLDCSFTDETPDGATINGETEEQSYRMLNGEENKERSSPVKQKPPAVAKKPKVSLILPFSTGEHVQTQLQDATPLTQVDDQVDAPHRQIDEEVIEQSEEQEEEYTQESFELSGRGETSPDQDDSCCTSEDRSVDHELANGEAHEEEEEEDGLSSTTGSISSKDDDMGEVFEPNTAESSPSANGASERNMVTPTPTATRPRTTEDLFAVIHRSKRKVLGRRESEEDKSLTGSQSQSPPSTPTSLSPGTVSSLPRQAGSIQRNLRKTSTSSDSFKALLLKKGSRSETSFRMSAAEMLRSTDPRSQRTRSEGSEGSPTSPMTPNSPSSSPSRGKRASEVEWSRYEGLSSPTSSPYSIGISKYGRSRTPPSAASSKYNARNRILSSPMTVICEREGELAESENGETAEDLSNPEVRTLPMLTDSNGT, encoded by the exons ATGGAATTAGTTCTACATCCATGTTCGCCAACCTTGGCCTGGCTGCGTTCTCTTG ctgtgtCTAACCTGGACGAGGAGAGCAAATGGACGGTCCACTACACGGCTCCCTGGCATCAACAGGAGAACGTCTTCCTCCCCGGCAGCAGGCCGCCCTGTGTAGAAGACCTTCACCGGCAGGCAAAGGTCAACCTTAAGACTGCTTTACGAG AATGTGATAAGTTGAGGAAAGATGGCTTCCGGAGCTCTCAGTACTACTCTCAGGGTCCCACTTTCTCTGACCCCAAACAGTCCACCAGCAGCCTACAGGATGACGAGGATgatgaaaatgacagaaag TCGACAGCTTCGTCAGCGGAGGATGACAAATCTCAGCTCTCCGTGAGATCCCCGACGCCACAGGGTGGGAGCGAGGTCGGGGAGGCGTCTGAAGTTGACGGGCAGGTGGTATGGAACAAGGCTCCGCCCCTCCCGACCCCGGAGGAGAAGATGAGGCAGGCGGCTCAGGCCGTGCCCACAGATGTGGTGCCCATCAACATTACAG GGGCAGTGTTTGACCGCCAGGCCAGCATCCGGCGCTCCCTCATTAACACTGACACCGTGCCCCGCCGGCCCAAGAAGGTCAAACGCAGAAAGACTATATCAGGGCTGCCTGACAACATCAACCAGGAGCTAG caGCTAATGGGCGAGGCGGAGAACTTCGGCCACAGTCCATGTTCATCCCAGGACAGTACTCCACTTTGGGCCGAGTGGGGAGCGTCAACTCAACTCTCCGACATTCAGAGACCAGAGACTCGAGCTGCCAGACGGAGGAAGTGAAGATTGTCCCCCCGAGTATGAGGAGAATCCGGGCACAAAGAGGACAGGGGATTGCCGCTCAGATGGCCGGTATATCTGCTTCCTCTTCCACGGGAAGCATCTCCATCTCCAGCAGCGACAGCTCGGGGGTCGTAATGATGCCCCATCTGTTTAACGGAGACCCCTCCCGTTTTCATAGCCTCCCTCGACAAGGTGCCAGGGTGTCCCTCAGTGCTGATCCTATCTATAGCAGCACGCCCAAAAAGCCAGAGGACCAGCCTCAGAGGCAGATTGGGAAGCTTCAGGTTGACAACACAGTGGTGCACATGAGGAATACTCCGAAGATGAACTCTTTACCCAGGCCCAAGTCTCAAGAAGTCAGAGGGACACACCCTGCTGAGTGGGGAGGCAGCACGGCGTGCGTTGTCTCCCCTCATGCTGCTTATTCCACTTCCTACATCCCCAATGCCACACTGTCTAGCTCGACTGAAGTGATTAGCCTCAAGACCTCCAGTCAGTCAGTTTCAGCTTACCCTATGTCTCGAGCACTCAGCCAGGGATCCTCTACCAACACCGACCACCTGATGTCCAGTCCAACCGCTTTTGGCCAAAGTCCATTCCTGACCACTTCCACCCCCATACACACACCTCAGGACATTTGTCTCACACCTGCCAGGCCAGCTAGTGAGTCAGGTCACTCAGACAGCAGCATCCACAGCCGCAGCACCCTGGCCCCCACTCCACCGTCCTACCTACCAGAAGAGAATTGGATCTATGACACGCCTGAAAATGTGATGACTCCACACCGCACCCTGACCTCCAGCTGCTCAACCCCAATCAACCAGCTCTACAGCAGCTTGGAACACTCCTCCAGGACCACCACCGACTCAAGTTCACTCTACTCTCAGGATAACGATGGGTACTACACCTCTATGCACCTGGATTCAGGTCTACGCTCCCGAAGTCACGGTAGCGGGCATGGCGCCACAGCTGGACGAGCCTCCAGACACAGCATGTATGAGTGTCGCGAGATGGTCGGTGAGGAAGACTCTGGAAGCCTCTACAGTGACCGCTCCCTCTCCCGCAGCATCTCCCTCCGCAAGTCCAGGAAACCCCCTCCTCCCCCGACTCGCACAGACTCTCTGAGACGCAAGCCTTCAGCAAAGAAGCCCCTAGGAGGCGTCGCTGCCATTAGCGGTGCTAATATGCCAAATGGCAGTATGCTCAGTGAGACTTTGATTGCTAGCTTGCAGCAAAGCTTACAGATGGGACTGagagaaggaaaggaaaaggGAGCTTCGCCCTCCTCACCATCGCACAGTCCAAGCAGTGACTATGATGACCCTTGGGTGATGCGGTCACGCAGTCAGAGCAGCATCAGTGCAGGTAGCTCTGCAGCCTCACTAGCAGCTAATGCCAATGGTGTTGGCATGCCAAGCGTGTACTCTCTCTGCCACCTCACGCCCACCCCCAGTGACACCAGCAGCTTGCGTTCTGACTATGCCGAGTCCTGGGGATACTACTCAGACTACCCACGTAGCCAAGTTGACCAGAGGGTCCAGACACCTCCTGGCCATGCTGCAGATAGGGTCACAGCTGGGGCTCATCCAGGAAAGTTTCAGAAAGCAGGTCACACCCAGGGGGCTCCATCTCAGGACGTAGAGGTGTCTGCAAAGAGCAAACCCTCCAATTCCTCACCGGACCGGGTACACAGACTCACCTCCCCATCCAGCGGCTATTCCAGTCAGTCAAACACTCCCACAGCTGGAACGCCGGTACCCGCATTCGTCAGGTCCATGTCTCCGTCGGGTGGAAAACCTAGACCGAAAGTCCCGGAGAGAAAGTcgtctctcctctcctctgtttctgtctcatcCTCCTCTACTTCGCTGTCCTCCAACACCTCAGACAGTCTGAAGTGCTCTGGTccccctccaccacctccaccacTGCTGTTCTCCTCCTCAGCTCCTACCACCCCTCTCAATGCACCTCCACCCTTCCCTCCCCCTCCAAGTTCTACTCCTCCACCTCCGCAGGATACTTCTTTCCCTGCTCACTCCACTTCCCCAGAATTCCCTCCTCCACCGTCCCCAGACATGCTAATCCATACCAGCTCATCTTTCAATGGGATCCTCAGTCCACCCCCTCCCCCGCCTCTCCCTGCCATAGGgccccctccacctcctccacttCCTACTTTTGCTTCAGTGTGTACCTCTCCTCCTAAGAAGACAGCAAAAGATTCTCCTATGGCAGATCTTTCCAATAGCCCCTCAAAGTCGCCCAAGCCCTTGATCACCCCGTTTGCGCTGCAGAGTGTTCAACTCCGCTCAGTTAGACGACCAGAGAGTGAAATCAACAGTAAATCAGACAACATCGAAACAAGTCTAGAAACCATTTTGGGTATGAAACATCAGGACCAGGAGTTGACTTACTCTCAAGGGCATCCCACTGTACTGACCTCGTTGACTGGCTCATCGGAACAGGATTTGCTCAAGACCCCGCCTTCACCTGTGTCACAGTTTCTGGAAGAGCTGTCACTGGACTGCAGTTTCACAGATGAAACACCAGATGGCGCTACCATCAATGGGGAAACTGAAGAGCAGAGTTACCGCATGTTAAACGGTGAAGAAAACAAGGAACGTAGCTCCCCCGTCAAACAAAAGCCACCAGCCGTTGCCAAGAAACCCAAAGTTTCTCTGATATTGCCGTTTAGCACAGGCGAACATGTCCAGACACAGCTTCAGGATGCAACTCCTCTAACCCAAGTAGATGACCAGGTGGATGCACCACACAGGCAGATAGATGAGGAGGTGATAGAGCAGAGTgaggaacaggaagaggagTATACTCAAGAAAGCTTTGAGCTGTCAGGGAGAGGTGAGACATCACCAGACCAGGATGACTCCTGCTGTACAAGTGAAGACAGAAGCGTTGATCATGAACTTGCAAATGGAGAGGctcatgaagaagaagaagaggaagatggACTGAGTAGCACCACTGGGTCCATCAGCTCCAAGGATGATGATATGG GTGAGGTTTTTGAACCCAACACGGCTGAATCGTCCCCGTCAGCGAACGGGGCGTCTGAGAGGAACATGGTGACCCCTACTCCCACTGCTACCCGACCCAGAACCACAGAGGACCTCTTTGCTGTGATTCACAG GTCCAAGCGGAAAGTTCTGGGACGTAGGGAGTCTGAAGAAGACAAATCCCTAACTGGGAGCCAGTCCCAGTCTCCACCGTCAACCCCCACCAGCCTGTCTCCGGGGACGGTGTCATCGCTGCCCCGCCAAGCGGGGTCTATCCAGCGCAACCTCCGCAAGACCTCCACCAGCAGCGATTCCTTCAAGGCCCTCCTCCTCAAGAAGGGAAGCCGCTCCGAGACCAGTTTCAGGATGTCTGCCGCCGAGATGCTTCGCTCCACTGACCCTCGCTCCCAGCGAACACGCTCGGAGGGCTCGGAGGGTTCGCCCACCTCGCCGATGACCCCAAACAGCCCCTCCAGCTCTCCCAGCCGAGGTAAGCGGGCATCCGAAGTGGAGTGGAGCCGCTACGAGGGTCTGTCGTCGCCGACGTCCTCGCCCTACTCGATCGGCATCTCAAAGTACGGACGCTCTCGCACGCCGCCGTCTGCCGCCAGCAGTAAATACAACGCCCGGAACAGAATCCTCAGCAGCCCCATGACCGTGATCTGCGAGCGCGAAGGGGAGCTGGCTGAGAGCGAGAATGGAGAAACTGCTGAAGATCTGTCCAACCCGGAGGTCCGGACTCTCCCCATGCTCACAGACTCCAATGGCACTTGA